A single window of Trichocoleus sp. FACHB-46 DNA harbors:
- a CDS encoding HU family DNA-binding protein: protein MNKGELVDAVAAKANVTKKQADAILSAVFDTIQETVASGEKVTLIGFGTFEPRERQAREGRNPKTGETMKIPATKVPAFSAGKVFKDKVSPTA, encoded by the coding sequence ATGAACAAGGGAGAATTGGTAGATGCAGTCGCTGCAAAAGCCAACGTGACCAAAAAACAAGCTGACGCCATCTTGAGTGCTGTGTTTGACACCATTCAGGAAACGGTCGCTTCAGGTGAAAAGGTCACCCTGATTGGATTTGGTACTTTTGAACCCAGAGAACGCCAAGCACGGGAAGGCCGCAATCCTAAGACTGGCGAAACGATGAAGATTCCAGCGACTAAAGTTCCAGCCTTCAGTGCTGGCAAAGTCTTCAAAGACAAGGTTTCTCCAACCGCTTAA
- a CDS encoding TatD family hydrolase, which produces MSLVDIGVNLTNAAFDHDRPLVIERAIAAGVGTMILTGTTVDTSQAAQVLARHYPGTLYSTAGVHPHDVRHCDAATASHLRELSIHPEVVAIGECGLDYNRDYSPRPEQEYWFEAQLQLACELKLPLFLHERDAHQRFLEILQPYRSQLTAAVVHCFTGNAEELKAYLDWDLHIGITGWLCDERRGLHLQELVAQIPLDRLMLETDAPYLTPRTLRPKPKGGRNEPAFLPQVLQTVASAIAKPVEEVAQATTATAYQFFQLPPDKNNSG; this is translated from the coding sequence ATGTCATTAGTGGACATTGGGGTTAATCTGACCAACGCTGCCTTCGATCACGATCGCCCACTCGTCATTGAACGAGCGATCGCCGCAGGAGTTGGCACTATGATCCTCACAGGCACTACTGTAGATACCAGCCAGGCAGCTCAAGTTTTAGCCAGGCACTATCCAGGCACTTTGTACTCAACCGCAGGGGTGCATCCTCATGATGTGCGCCACTGTGATGCAGCCACCGCTAGCCACTTACGAGAGCTAAGCATTCATCCGGAAGTGGTTGCGATCGGTGAATGCGGGCTGGACTATAACCGTGATTATTCACCTCGTCCCGAGCAGGAATACTGGTTTGAGGCCCAACTTCAACTCGCTTGCGAACTAAAGTTACCCCTCTTTCTCCATGAACGAGATGCCCATCAACGCTTCTTGGAAATTCTCCAGCCGTACCGTAGCCAATTAACCGCAGCTGTAGTGCATTGTTTCACGGGCAACGCGGAAGAACTAAAAGCTTATCTAGACTGGGATTTACACATTGGTATCACTGGCTGGCTCTGTGATGAGCGGCGGGGTTTACATCTGCAAGAGTTAGTAGCCCAAATTCCCTTAGATCGATTGATGCTAGAAACAGATGCACCTTACTTAACCCCTAGAACGCTGCGCCCTAAGCCCAAGGGGGGACGGAATGAGCCTGCCTTTCTACCCCAGGTTTTGCAGACTGTAGCCAGCGCGATCGCCAAACCCGTTGAGGAAGTCGCTCAAGCTACTACGGCAACCGCTTACCAATTTTTCCAGCTACCACCTGACAAAAATAATTCCGGTTAG
- a CDS encoding ATP-binding protein, producing the protein MPQSIRVKHPSANFFGGYNRIILATFSLVTVVSCGLFYLQFRSRYQNEVAQLQTKFLEEASSLNYMVKGASDHISALNTEAEFHLATHALGEPSSKLFSQLENLPGKDHYALDRIQLPFTEEMVAGLSGKGSLEQMSPEVKRDVEMAIALNALFQSSKKNIPNLAWVYYLSKNKFQSLYPWVSSKNHLFVESDYNQDFYKLGLPENNPQRQRFWTRAYTDTAGKGLMVTVAEPIYDKDTFLGTVALDFTLDVLNDFIKNAETQRDRQANLFVINQYDQLLAHPYLVSSTDKDVKPAQVALPPKLQSQLKQILQAPADQVNAVDSYLVLHHPLTNAPWQLVLWIPQQAIVLKALSGTSWLFLVLLPGLGLILVAASHLTRRDFIEPARKLVEHIETASQGSGQASISKKLDIPRSWQPWFERISRIFDENRSLLQTLEAYTQELEAKNAALQTTENLLAENNRNLEQQVEERTNQLQQVIATLRQQTQDLESALQELQQTQSRLIQSEKMSSLGQLVAGVAHEINNPVNFIYGNLAPAHDYTQELLNLISLYQEHYPQPVAAIAVEAEAMDLEFLRADLPKLMSSMQMGAERIRQIVLSLRNFSRLDEAEFKAVDIHQGIDSTLIILENRLKAKPEHPAIAVTKEYGNLPLVECYAGQLNQVFMNVLTNAIDALEQNNRASGQELVASPRHIHISTHLNRNNRVLIKISDNGPGMPPEVKQRIFDPFFTTKPVGKGTGMGMSISYQIITENHGGSLDCISIPGQGTQFVIEIPLHQQSHALG; encoded by the coding sequence ATGCCGCAGAGTATCCGAGTCAAGCATCCGAGCGCGAATTTCTTCGGAGGATATAACCGGATTATCCTGGCTACCTTTTCGTTAGTCACTGTCGTCTCATGCGGGCTATTTTACTTACAATTTCGTTCTCGTTATCAGAATGAAGTTGCACAGTTGCAAACCAAGTTTTTAGAAGAAGCATCAAGCCTCAACTATATGGTTAAAGGGGCCTCTGACCATATTAGTGCCCTGAACACCGAGGCAGAATTCCATCTAGCAACTCATGCTCTAGGTGAGCCATCTTCCAAACTCTTTTCTCAACTAGAAAATTTGCCCGGTAAAGACCACTACGCTCTGGATCGTATCCAGCTTCCTTTTACCGAGGAGATGGTAGCAGGCTTGAGCGGCAAAGGCTCGCTAGAGCAGATGTCACCAGAGGTCAAGCGAGATGTGGAGATGGCGATCGCGCTCAATGCTCTTTTTCAATCATCCAAAAAAAATATACCCAATCTGGCTTGGGTGTATTACCTGTCGAAAAATAAGTTTCAGAGTCTTTATCCTTGGGTGTCCAGCAAAAATCATTTGTTTGTGGAGAGTGATTACAACCAAGATTTTTACAAGCTAGGATTACCCGAAAATAATCCCCAACGTCAGCGTTTTTGGACCCGTGCTTATACAGATACAGCGGGTAAAGGTTTGATGGTGACAGTTGCCGAGCCTATCTACGACAAAGATACTTTTCTCGGAACCGTCGCTTTAGATTTCACCTTAGATGTCCTGAACGATTTTATTAAAAACGCGGAAACTCAGCGCGATCGCCAAGCAAATTTATTTGTAATTAACCAATACGATCAGTTGTTGGCTCACCCCTATTTAGTCAGCTCTACAGATAAGGACGTGAAACCAGCTCAAGTGGCATTGCCACCCAAGCTCCAAAGCCAATTAAAGCAAATCTTACAAGCTCCAGCAGACCAAGTTAATGCTGTTGATTCCTACTTAGTTTTGCATCATCCCTTAACCAACGCTCCCTGGCAGTTAGTTCTCTGGATACCTCAGCAAGCGATCGTCTTGAAGGCTTTGTCTGGGACGAGTTGGCTATTTCTAGTGCTTCTCCCTGGACTAGGTTTAATTCTCGTAGCTGCAAGTCATCTGACACGCCGAGATTTCATTGAGCCTGCTCGCAAATTGGTAGAACATATTGAAACTGCCAGCCAAGGATCTGGTCAAGCATCTATCTCTAAAAAATTAGATATCCCTAGAAGTTGGCAACCTTGGTTTGAGAGAATTTCTCGGATTTTTGATGAAAACCGCAGCTTGTTGCAAACCCTAGAAGCCTATACCCAAGAACTAGAGGCCAAAAATGCCGCCCTCCAAACCACAGAAAACTTGCTAGCTGAAAATAATCGCAATCTAGAACAGCAAGTGGAGGAACGAACTAATCAGCTGCAACAGGTGATTGCAACATTGCGTCAGCAAACTCAAGATTTGGAAAGTGCTTTGCAAGAACTGCAACAAACTCAGTCACGGTTGATTCAAAGCGAGAAGATGTCGAGTCTTGGACAACTGGTGGCAGGTGTGGCGCATGAGATCAACAATCCCGTCAATTTTATCTATGGCAATCTGGCTCCTGCTCATGATTACACTCAGGAGCTACTGAACCTGATTAGTTTGTATCAAGAGCACTATCCTCAGCCAGTTGCTGCGATCGCGGTTGAGGCAGAGGCAATGGATCTAGAGTTTCTCAGGGCAGATTTACCCAAGTTGATGTCTTCTATGCAGATGGGGGCCGAGCGGATTCGACAGATTGTGCTTTCGCTCCGCAACTTCTCTCGCCTGGATGAAGCCGAATTTAAAGCGGTTGACATCCACCAAGGAATTGATAGTACCTTGATTATTTTGGAGAATCGCCTCAAAGCTAAGCCAGAACACCCCGCGATCGCTGTGACTAAAGAATATGGCAACTTGCCGTTGGTGGAGTGCTACGCAGGGCAGCTCAACCAAGTGTTTATGAATGTACTAACGAATGCGATCGATGCTTTGGAGCAAAACAATCGAGCCAGCGGACAAGAGTTGGTAGCGTCACCGAGGCATATCCACATCAGCACCCACCTCAACCGCAACAATCGAGTGTTGATCAAGATCTCTGACAATGGTCCAGGTATGCCACCAGAAGTAAAGCAGCGAATCTTTGATCCCTTCTTCACAACCAAACCAGTGGGCAAGGGAACGGGCATGGGCATGTCTATTAGCTACCAAATTATCACAGAGAATCACGGTGGCTCGCTGGATTGTATCTCCATTCCGGGACAAGGCACCCAATTTGTCATTGAGATTCCTTTACATCAGCAAAGTCACGCCCTAGGGTAA
- a CDS encoding FAD-dependent oxidoreductase yields MTQVVIVGAGPAGAALALLLGQRGISVQLVEASPTFRRTFRGEGLMPSGLDALEQMGLSALLDRIPHRALDAWEFWLNQRSLFRVAEPIEPGGKPCTLVSQTALLEALIEQARAYSGFELVQGTPVQDLLWHEQRVAGIKLSDGRELSADLVIGTDGRNSVVRQRSRLALEQQSQSFDILWFKLPDHPRFKSENVFYSILQDRDALGLFRSSEGELQVGWALRPSEAKDWQQVNWAERLAATSPDWLAEHFRQNAATLEGPILLLVVAGRCPRWSVPGLLLLGDAAHPMSPIRAQGINMALRDVLVTANHLVPLLQQGALPAAIDAALPRIQADREPEIIRVQQLQRQEAAQADLLEHSAFLRWGASQFAPFLGPLVRYSWVKRQHQLRQGVAPIQLLV; encoded by the coding sequence ATGACTCAAGTGGTAATTGTAGGGGCGGGGCCAGCGGGGGCAGCACTTGCTCTCCTTTTAGGGCAACGGGGTATCTCAGTCCAGCTCGTGGAAGCTTCTCCCACCTTTCGCCGCACTTTTCGGGGTGAGGGGCTGATGCCGAGCGGGTTGGATGCCCTAGAGCAAATGGGCTTATCCGCTCTGCTCGATCGCATTCCTCACCGCGCTTTGGATGCCTGGGAATTTTGGCTCAACCAGCGATCTCTGTTTCGAGTTGCAGAACCGATCGAACCGGGTGGTAAACCTTGCACCCTAGTTTCGCAAACGGCTTTGCTAGAGGCGCTCATTGAGCAAGCAAGGGCTTATTCTGGCTTTGAGCTGGTACAGGGAACTCCGGTGCAAGACTTGTTGTGGCATGAGCAACGAGTGGCAGGGATCAAGCTTAGCGATGGTCGGGAGCTAAGTGCAGACTTGGTGATTGGCACGGATGGTCGCAATTCTGTTGTTCGTCAGCGATCACGCTTAGCCTTGGAACAACAGTCTCAAAGTTTTGATATTCTTTGGTTCAAGCTGCCCGATCATCCTCGATTTAAGTCCGAAAATGTTTTTTACTCGATTTTGCAAGATCGTGATGCTTTAGGTTTATTTCGTAGTTCTGAAGGCGAGCTTCAGGTGGGCTGGGCTTTGCGTCCATCTGAAGCAAAAGATTGGCAGCAGGTAAATTGGGCTGAGCGACTAGCCGCCACTTCTCCAGATTGGCTGGCTGAGCATTTTCGCCAAAACGCCGCTACCTTAGAAGGCCCGATTCTACTGTTGGTGGTCGCGGGACGCTGCCCTCGATGGTCTGTTCCAGGGCTATTGCTCCTGGGGGATGCAGCTCATCCTATGTCTCCGATTCGCGCCCAAGGCATCAACATGGCTTTGCGTGATGTCCTAGTGACTGCAAATCATCTGGTGCCGTTACTACAGCAAGGGGCATTACCCGCAGCTATTGACGCAGCGTTGCCAAGAATTCAGGCGGATCGCGAACCAGAAATTATCCGAGTGCAGCAACTTCAGCGCCAAGAAGCGGCCCAAGCCGATCTCCTAGAACATAGTGCATTTCTGCGTTGGGGAGCTAGCCAGTTTGCACCTTTTCTCGGCCCCTTGGTGCGATACTCTTGGGTCAAACGCCAGCATCAGTTACGCCAAGGCGTAGCGCCAATCCAACTGTTGGTTTAG
- a CDS encoding MFS transporter → MTNYLTEETIFSLGEVISESIAAVETSLSQPLAAEVAAKVPKAAIRSSLRASTWDGVFATLFSNITGGVLLSNFLVELDASTVQIGMLASIPMVANLLQPLGAYWADRTSSRRWYGLCVYGISRLLWLPLAIAILVFNANSTSNQTMIIATLAALLATHVLGALGSASWLAWLAVLVPRQLRGRYFGFRNSAFSLTSLVAMPLLGLAVSHFPGGSIQGFGVFMLVGIVAGLISLACQSRMTDVNPQARLTAPEPKSKPTADATAAFSGSEAVHTSMFKHPHFLMFLLYFGVWAFGVNLCNPFFNLYLLDNLSIDVSWVTLYNGLGAGATLLMLVLWGKLADRIGNRPILLLDGVLVAIIPLLWLGTSTNAVSLWFWFPLLHLLGGGAGAAIDLCINNLQLAIAPVRHHTTYFAITAAIGGVCGAMGAMVGGWLAQSAGSNGITELFVVSSGLRLVALLPLFWLQEPQSHPLGHVWQQLKQQADYWFLGIKPIELPIGCK, encoded by the coding sequence GTGACGAATTATTTAACTGAGGAAACCATCTTTTCTCTAGGCGAAGTGATTTCAGAATCGATCGCCGCTGTAGAAACTTCTTTGTCTCAGCCTTTGGCAGCAGAAGTTGCTGCGAAAGTTCCTAAAGCTGCGATTCGTTCTAGCCTCCGGGCTTCTACCTGGGATGGGGTGTTTGCCACGCTCTTCAGCAACATCACTGGAGGTGTGTTACTCAGTAATTTTCTTGTAGAGCTAGATGCCAGCACGGTGCAAATTGGCATGCTGGCCTCGATCCCGATGGTGGCAAACTTGCTGCAACCCTTAGGTGCCTATTGGGCCGATCGCACCTCTAGCCGTCGGTGGTATGGCCTCTGTGTCTACGGAATTTCTCGTTTGCTGTGGTTGCCGCTGGCGATCGCGATTCTGGTTTTTAATGCCAACTCTACCAGCAACCAGACGATGATCATTGCCACGCTGGCTGCGTTGCTAGCGACTCACGTGTTAGGTGCGCTTGGCAGTGCCTCTTGGCTAGCTTGGTTAGCGGTATTGGTGCCTCGACAGCTACGGGGGCGCTACTTTGGCTTTCGTAACAGTGCCTTTAGCCTGACGAGCTTGGTGGCCATGCCGTTGTTGGGTCTGGCGGTCTCGCACTTTCCGGGGGGCAGCATTCAAGGCTTTGGTGTGTTCATGCTGGTGGGTATTGTGGCGGGGCTGATCAGCTTAGCTTGTCAGTCGCGGATGACCGATGTCAACCCACAAGCTCGCTTGACTGCTCCAGAACCTAAATCAAAGCCTACTGCTGATGCCACTGCTGCCTTCTCTGGCTCGGAAGCGGTTCATACCAGCATGTTTAAGCATCCTCATTTCTTGATGTTTTTGCTCTACTTTGGGGTGTGGGCCTTTGGGGTAAATCTCTGCAATCCTTTCTTTAACCTGTATTTGCTGGATAACCTATCCATAGACGTGAGCTGGGTAACGCTCTACAACGGGCTGGGTGCAGGAGCAACGTTACTAATGCTGGTGCTTTGGGGGAAGTTGGCCGATCGCATTGGGAATCGTCCGATTCTTTTGCTAGATGGAGTGTTAGTTGCCATTATTCCTCTGCTTTGGTTAGGTACTAGCACCAATGCAGTGTCACTCTGGTTTTGGTTTCCCTTGCTACACCTGCTGGGAGGTGGGGCAGGAGCCGCGATCGACCTCTGCATTAATAATTTGCAGTTAGCGATCGCCCCAGTACGTCATCACACCACCTACTTTGCCATCACTGCCGCGATCGGTGGAGTCTGTGGCGCAATGGGAGCAATGGTTGGCGGTTGGCTAGCCCAATCCGCAGGCTCCAATGGCATTACAGAATTGTTTGTGGTTTCTAGTGGACTGCGATTGGTGGCGTTATTGCCGTTGTTCTGGCTGCAAGAACCGCAAAGCCACCCCCTCGGACACGTTTGGCAACAGCTGAAGCAACAAGCCGATTATTGGTTTCTAGGCATCAAGCCAATCGAGCTACCCATTGGCTGTAAATAA
- a CDS encoding spore photoproduct lyase family protein gives MSLPTTVASSTSAPTSSSGLGNVKTRLWMPDRVLFTPAALEEPWGQRILERVRSLTLPVEELPRNRLTNLRGETERETYDIAKRTLAVVTAPPSQFKLSPIPPSADWQFHLAEGCPAHCQYCYLAGSLQGPPVIRAYANLPQILDNLAAYERAGQATSFEVSCYTDPLGIEHLTGSLAECIRYFGTRADGYLRWVSKFDAVESLVDLPHNGHTRCRASVNAAPVSGRFEGGTVSVQARLGALRRLALPRGQGGGGYPIGLVIAPIMPIEDWQQHYTQLLDDISAALDFDCDLTFELISHRFTPGSKEVLQQWYPQSKLDLDESTRSVKRNKFGGIKYVYDSDTMKALRQFFERELTQRFPKAQILYWT, from the coding sequence TTGTCTTTACCTACAACGGTTGCTAGCTCTACTTCTGCTCCTACAAGTTCATCAGGCTTGGGCAATGTTAAGACCCGCTTATGGATGCCAGATCGGGTTCTATTCACACCAGCAGCTTTAGAGGAGCCGTGGGGCCAGCGAATTCTGGAGCGGGTGCGATCGCTCACCTTGCCTGTCGAGGAACTACCACGTAATCGCTTAACTAATCTGCGCGGAGAGACAGAGCGCGAAACCTATGACATTGCCAAGCGGACTTTGGCTGTAGTGACAGCACCGCCGAGCCAATTTAAGCTCAGCCCCATTCCCCCTTCGGCAGATTGGCAGTTTCACTTAGCCGAGGGCTGTCCTGCTCACTGTCAGTACTGCTACTTGGCGGGTAGCCTCCAGGGGCCGCCGGTAATTCGGGCTTACGCTAACTTGCCCCAGATTCTAGACAATCTGGCTGCTTACGAACGTGCAGGTCAGGCGACCAGCTTTGAGGTTAGTTGCTATACCGATCCGCTAGGAATTGAGCACCTCACAGGCAGTTTGGCTGAGTGTATCCGCTACTTTGGCACTCGCGCAGATGGCTATCTACGCTGGGTCTCCAAGTTCGATGCTGTGGAGAGCTTGGTAGATTTACCTCACAATGGGCACACCCGCTGTCGAGCCAGTGTGAATGCAGCACCTGTTTCGGGTCGCTTTGAGGGGGGTACGGTTTCAGTACAGGCTCGGTTGGGTGCCTTGCGACGATTGGCCTTGCCACGGGGGCAGGGTGGCGGTGGTTATCCGATTGGTTTGGTAATCGCTCCGATTATGCCGATCGAGGATTGGCAGCAGCATTACACCCAACTACTCGATGACATCAGTGCAGCTCTAGATTTTGACTGTGACTTGACGTTTGAGCTGATCTCTCACCGCTTCACTCCTGGCTCTAAAGAGGTGTTGCAGCAGTGGTATCCCCAAAGCAAGCTAGATCTAGACGAATCCACTCGCAGTGTCAAGCGCAATAAATTTGGTGGCATCAAGTACGTCTACGACTCAGATACAATGAAGGCTCTCCGCCAGTTTTTCGAGCGGGAGCTTACTCAGCGCTTTCCCAAAGCTCAAATCCTTTATTGGACCTAA
- a CDS encoding phytanoyl-CoA dioxygenase family protein yields MTALHNQEHTSQQDIQALTQAVLQDGFCILRQHFSPDTLRSWHQAFTPLLEEHIAREGDLQNRGAARYYVTLPFQAPFADPSIYEDDTILAIAAGLVGEDVVMCQLATDTPMLGSDYQAIHRDAPPLFPEMAQETPPFQLAINFPLVDVTLENGPFEVARGTHLLTKEEGLRCLESGEVELEPITLNLGDVMIRDVRGLHRGTPNRTDIPRPMVVIGYSRCWLFRPEVSIQVPRAALETLSDRARHLLRFNPVVETLEAKPTAEVYQAYAY; encoded by the coding sequence ATGACAGCCCTTCATAACCAGGAACACACTAGCCAACAAGACATTCAGGCATTGACTCAAGCCGTTCTCCAGGACGGCTTTTGCATCCTGCGGCAGCACTTTTCTCCAGATACGTTGAGAAGCTGGCATCAAGCCTTTACTCCCTTGCTGGAAGAACACATTGCCCGCGAAGGAGATTTGCAAAATCGAGGGGCTGCTCGCTACTATGTCACCCTCCCGTTTCAAGCTCCTTTTGCTGACCCCAGCATTTACGAAGATGACACGATCTTGGCGATCGCGGCAGGGCTAGTGGGGGAAGATGTGGTGATGTGTCAGTTGGCAACCGATACCCCCATGCTCGGGTCAGACTATCAAGCCATTCATCGAGATGCACCCCCCTTGTTTCCAGAGATGGCTCAGGAAACTCCTCCCTTTCAACTAGCCATCAACTTTCCTCTCGTCGATGTCACCCTGGAAAATGGACCATTTGAAGTGGCACGGGGAACTCATCTGCTTACTAAGGAAGAAGGGCTTCGCTGCTTAGAATCGGGAGAAGTCGAGCTAGAACCCATTACTTTGAACTTGGGGGATGTGATGATCCGAGATGTGCGAGGATTACACCGAGGCACTCCCAACCGCACCGATATACCCCGTCCTATGGTGGTGATTGGTTATAGCCGCTGTTGGCTGTTCCGACCTGAGGTTTCAATTCAAGTACCTCGCGCAGCTTTAGAAACGCTTTCGGATCGCGCTCGTCATCTGTTACGGTTCAATCCGGTGGTCGAAACCTTAGAAGCCAAGCCTACTGCGGAGGTTTACCAAGCTTACGCTTACTAG